The stretch of DNA TCATGAGTATCATATCAATTTATTGCAGCAGTCAGTCAATAAGCTTAAAAACCAGgaaacacaagaaaaaaaagataaagagaCAGATCCGTCTGTCTCAGACGGACTTTCCAATGTTCCAAACCAACCAAAATTATGTGACGAATCCTCATGTGAATGTGAGACCTTATTTCATCAATTTATGCAAATGATCACGAAACCTTCAGAGACTCAGAAAACGAAAGACTTATTACCCACTTCCCAAGAAGTCAGCTCGACCCAATTAGATGGAAATAATTGTcaaagagaaaagaaatttGATTTAGAATTTCTATTTAgagaatttataaattttttcattAAGCCTACGGACAACTCGTCTTCCCGTGTTTGTGATAATAATAAGATTATTCAATCATTAAGCACTATATTTAAGCCCCCTCAAACGCTAAGCACTTGCAGTGGGTTATCTAAATTGGTAGACAAGAAATCGAATTCCAATATATCAGAGCTGGAGGAATGTCCTTGCCCAAGTCAAACTCCTGTTTCGAAGTGTCTTTTGGAGCGACAACAATCAAGCTTGTGCCAATTCTGTAAGAACAAAAATCTGTTAGTTCTCGATGACTTAATCAATGAGCTTATCATACTAATTGGCAAGCGAAGCTTGAAAGACGTGGTTCTAACCGTCCTGCTACGGGCAGACGATATCTATCATGTGAATGTTCGTGAAATTAAAAGCGGACGTGTCCTCGGATGCCTTCTAGTCAACGATGCGGCGATTGATGATGCCATTTGTTCTGGTCTTTTCGAGAGTATGCAAACCTATTGTGTTGTTGATGTACGTAGCACTATTAAGCCAAAGATTTGTTCTTTTGGCATACCTTTTGAATTCGTACACGACAAACGTGAAATTGATCAGCAAAGGGAGCAGGGCGGTGAAAGTGAGAATATAGATCAGAAAAAGGCAAAACTCTGGCAGCTTGCAGTTAAAATTTTGGGTCTACCCATGGAATATATGGATAGACGGTTTTCCGAATCCAAATCCGTTGAGCTAACTGAACACACATCTCATTACCGGCTTCGTATCACAACGACacggaaaacaaaaaagacaaCGTCTAATTTGTTGTGAACATTGAAGTATTGGGctgatttttatatatattatagtaTCATGTGAAGGGTAATTTACAGAGATTTAaggatttttaaaataaaactttacaCATATGTGCAAATTTACATGTCATATTTACATacgacgaaaaaaaaataaagcctTTGCTGATATTAACACTATTAACGATAgcgaaatatttaaataagattcaaatcattaaattaatcatCGAACTGGGTTTTGTGAAGGGAAAAACTAACTTTAAAGATTGTTTAAACGATCATAGAGAAATTAACTTCTGTTATAATTAGAGATATATAAAAACTTCTTAACAAGTAGAAAATTGTTTTCGTCCTTCAAACAATATTATGTAAATCAGGTATTTTATATAAAGCAGGTACAGTCCGAGGTGTTACCCATTTAACGAGCAGCTGTTTGCAACCCAATGCTTAAATCCATTCAATTGCCACGCAGGTACCGACAATTTGAAAATCCATACTCGATCCCAATGCTAATCTGCGTATGGTAAATGTCCTGACCATAAAACTGAGTGGGATGCAAAAGGCAATGATAACTTTTTACCTGTGTAAGATCATTCGCTAATAATTTTGACAGTACTTAAAAGCCAGCACACGATCCGAGTCAATCATTAGTTTGCAACAGTTGAACAGACAACAAGAACATGAGCAATATTAGCAACGACAGTGGTTTGGATGATTCTGCAGTGGCGGTGGTCAATGCAGCCGCTGGCCAAAATGGAGGAGCTGCAACTCGACTCTCCTGGTTTCTAGCAGAAGTCGACGAAGGTTCCATGAAAACTGGTCGGCCCAGTGGACATTCAAGATTGTGCGTCCTCCACTCAATGGAGCTGCTGGAGAGCGATGTTTCGGACAAATATATGACGCGATTTGTGGAATTCCGTGTCAATGGCATGGTAGTAGAAGCCAAACTTATCTTGGCTGCCGATGACCGCAAATTGGTAGACGCCGCTCTGGTTACTATGAGCAAAGTACGACGCGAAGAGTCTAATGCCAGGCAATTGCTTGTGCAGTATACGGAAAACGAGGAATTGGTTCAAAAGTTAATCTCACCGAGCCGAGTTGTCTGGCTGAGCACAAAGCCTGAGTTGGGTGGCACACCGCTGGTGAAATTAGGTCCTGGATGCATTGCTCATGTCCTGTACGCTTACGATCAGCGAGACTATATGGAGAAAATTCTATTGAATCTGAAAGCCCGTTGTTTTGACCACGCCTTTGACGATAAAATTGAAGATGCGCCTAACCCATTGGACGAAAATACTTGGTTGCTGGTGCAGTTTAGCATCAATCCGGAAACTGTTGGCTATCGCGTCATTCAGTACAAGCAAACGATGTGGCGCAATGAGAACCTCTTCAAAGATGTCATAGCCTATATCCAGCTGCCCGGAACTGACATAGTGCTGCAAGCTGTGGTCATCAGCTATGGCCAGGATCGGGCCAAACAACAAGCAAAACTTGACGAATTGCGCAGTTTTGCCCTAGGTCTCAATTTTCCAGTACCAGAGGAATTGGATAAGCAGATTGAACAGGGCCAGGGAACAGCTTCACTTTTCACTCGCACCAGTAGCAGCATCTTCCAGAGAGCCGAACAGCGAGACGTCAATGGTGAGCATAAAGAGTTGAGGCACACTCTCGCACAGATGAGCGAAAAAGCTGAAAGTGAGGCAAAAATGATTATCGAGGCCTTTGATATTTTGGACAATATCAATAAGAATCTTCAGAATCGCTTGGATGTGGAAGCGATGAATAACAACGGATTGGTAGCTGAAGAAGGAGCGCAGTAGTTAAAAcgatatataatataaataccTGTAAAtacttataattataatattagtaaaacaaaactaataaaattaacCGCTTTTAAATTAAGTTACAAATATGTTTTGTATCTTACTGATGGATTAATCATGAAATGAAGACGCAGTTGGTAGAATATAACAAACCCGATTGATGTCCTTGACAGTCACAGACAACAAATTGACTTTGGATCTATACAATTCAGACTTcatttaaaacaattaaactgttttctttttttttttttgccgacaaaattctcttttttatttatattaacgTGTGCAAAACAGTACAAATGTCTATCACAATGTTATTCAGGGAAATTTATTCTTATTAATTACCGCTTGTGGAAGCATTAAATCCGAATAAATATATTAGATTATTGAGTTTTGCACGTGAGCGACATAATGGGCATGTTGAGTTCTGCCTTAAATGTGCCTTTACACACCCGTCCCCGAAAAGATGACCACATGGTAGAGTGACCAATCGATGATTCCCGCTTTCCTGCCACGGGCAAAGGCAAATGGGACATGACCTGCCTTCCTCTTCCTTTTTCAGTTGAGTTTTGAGTTGTTGATTTTCTAGCTGCAGCTTATTAATTTCAATGACCTGCGTTTTTTCACTAAGTTGTAGATGTaataatttcatttgattttctgCCTTTACTTGAAGCGACTGCAACTTCAATGCACTATTTGTGGCTAAACTTTCGGACAGTTTCAATTGCGAATCACGTGCAATCGACTCCAGCGAGGCAATAAGCTCTAAAGTCTTGTTTTGAGCTATGGTTTTTTGCTGTTTAAGTTCCTCCAGTTGCACCAATAAGCCATCTCGTTCTGCAGTAAGTTGTCTATTCTGAATCGTGCACTGGTCCATTTGCTGCATAAGGTTGGACGAGTTGGCGTCTTGATTGGACAGATTGGTTAATaattcttttcgtttttcctCAGTTTTAGCGATTTCAATATCAAAATCTGTGGCAATCTTTTGCATTGATACAGTTTGCATCTCGAACTCGTGTTGAATCTTTCGCTTGTCATTCCTAACCTGTTGTAGTTCGTTTTCTAAGCCGTCAATTTGTACAATGAGCTCTCTCTTTGTTTTTCTCATTAGAGAACCACGAAAATGAGTAATGGAATCCATATCTGCAAGTAGTTAACCTTTATTTAAACTTTTGCCCAAagatttataaatttaatacttaCTTTTTTCCGTAAAACCGCATTGAAACGCTGACAATAATTTCGATGTCAGTGCTGTAAAATGCTCTATAAAAGAAAAGCCAACATGTTTAGCTTTTCGTGAGTCACGAATAGtgatggcaaataaaaattatttgtcgATTACTCAATCTTACTCTCGAAGACGCGCGattaaatgtaaaaaattgaaaatggtaAATTTACTTGAGATTACGGTGTTGGTAAGTGGAAGACGATGTAAAAAAGATTATGGCGCTGCCAGTCTGTTTTCTCTTTTGGCGCGTAGTATAAACTGTGTTTTTTTATACACAACTTATTATTAAAGCTATTATTCGactaaaatttcaattaatcgAAAGTCATAGTCGTGCTATCACAAATTTCGCATAAACTTG from Drosophila willistoni isolate 14030-0811.24 chromosome 2R unlocalized genomic scaffold, UCI_dwil_1.1 Seg200, whole genome shotgun sequence encodes:
- the LOC124460389 gene encoding uncharacterized protein LOC124460389 codes for the protein MRLFKRLRAKATSSDERGTKSNGVPDAKKVYEIFRKHRVPAGGPPCSCSACKIKLLSTHSEDRLDGIEEKQYPTGTKLKKGFGTVTAATQTDSIQQTVSSQTLREEDENTNVTTSTQYEKDDVPTKTKLTQTQSNKSKEKSKLKPDKKQNQRKGFWKRKTIVANTNKLDQDKERHFLESPKAKESDPDVDKDEENLEPIQSVKCPHCSKLDEVIHKLFHLQKQLESHEYHINLLQQSVNKLKNQETQEKKDKETDPSVSDGLSNVPNQPKLCDESSCECETLFHQFMQMITKPSETQKTKDLLPTSQEVSSTQLDGNNCQREKKFDLEFLFREFINFFIKPTDNSSSRVCDNNKIIQSLSTIFKPPQTLSTCSGLSKLVDKKSNSNISELEECPCPSQTPVSKCLLERQQSSLCQFCKNKNLLVLDDLINELIILIGKRSLKDVVLTVLLRADDIYHVNVREIKSGRVLGCLLVNDAAIDDAICSGLFESMQTYCVVDVRSTIKPKICSFGIPFEFVHDKREIDQQREQGGENGFPNPNPLS
- the LOC6641590 gene encoding early boundary activity protein 3 codes for the protein MSNISNDSGLDDSAVAVVNAAAGQNGGAATRLSWFLAEVDEGSMKTGRPSGHSRLCVLHSMELLESDVSDKYMTRFVEFRVNGMVVEAKLILAADDRKLVDAALVTMSKVRREESNARQLLVQYTENEELVQKLISPSRVVWLSTKPELGGTPLVKLGPGCIAHVLYAYDQRDYMEKILLNLKARCFDHAFDDKIEDAPNPLDENTWLLVQFSINPETVGYRVIQYKQTMWRNENLFKDVIAYIQLPGTDIVLQAVVISYGQDRAKQQAKLDELRSFALGLNFPVPEELDKQIEQGQGTASLFTRTSSSIFQRAEQRDVNGEHKELRHTLAQMSEKAESEAKMIIEAFDILDNINKNLQNRLDVEAMNNNGLVAEEGAQ
- the LOC124460360 gene encoding MAR-binding filament-like protein 1-1, with protein sequence MDSITHFRGSLMRKTKRELIVQIDGLENELQQVRNDKRKIQHEFEMQTVSMQKIATDFDIEIAKTEEKRKELLTNLSNQDANSSNLMQQMDQCTIQNRQLTAERDGLLVQLEELKQQKTIAQNKTLELIASLESIARDSQLKLSESLATNSALKLQSLQVKAENQMKLLHLQLSEKTQVIEINKLQLENQQLKTQLKKEEEGRSCPICLCPWQESGNHRLVTLPCGHLFGDGCVKAHLRQNSTCPLCRSRAKLNNLIYLFGFNASTSGN